The Engystomops pustulosus chromosome 3, aEngPut4.maternal, whole genome shotgun sequence region cacccgcacgcccaagcccttaatgtgcacatctccagattgctaagcctggagatgctgccctataggctagtagagaccgaggcctttcgcagcctcatggcggcggccgcccctcggtattcggtccccagccgccactacttttcccgatgtgccgtcccagccctgcaccagcacgtgtcagacaacataatccgtgccctgaccaacgccgtttctgacaaggtccacctgaccacggacacgtggacgagtgctgccgggcagggccactatatatcgctgacggcacattgggtttacttggtggaggctgggaccgagtctgaccctgcggctggtcatatactgccgacgccgaggattgcggggcctacctcggtccaggtgtttcaggcctactatgcctcctcctcctcccacccctcctccacctcctcctccaaacgaccatccgtgggcatggcgccatcagtcggtagctctaggcacagcagcagtgccgtcgctaagcgacagcaggcggtgctcaaactgctgagcctaggcgataaaaggcacaccgcccaagaactattacagggcatcacggcgcagactgatctgtggctggcaccgctgaacctgaagccaggcatggttgtgtgtgacaacggccgtaacctggtggcggctctgcaactcggcagactgacacatgtgccatgcctggcccatgtgttaaatctgatagttcagcgtttcctcaagacataccccaatctgtctgatttgctcacgaaggtgcgccgcatctgtgcgcatttcaggaagtccagcacagatgctgccactctcagggcagcgcagcgccgcctccaactgcccgcttaccgactgttgtgcgacgtgcccacgaggtggaattcaacactgaccatgttatccagagtttaccagcagcaccgagcgattgtagactgccagatgtcaacttccaccagaactggtagtcaggtcagtcagcttcctcaagtctacaatgaggagtggacgtggatgtctgatatctgtcaggtgctgagtaactttgaggagtcaacacagatggtcagtggcgatgccgccatcatcagcctcaccatcccgctgcttggcctgttgaaaaactctctggtcagcatgaagtcggaagctttgcgctcctcacaagagacgggggaagaagattcccttgttgatagccaaagcacccttaggtctgtttctcagcgcatatcggaggaggtggaggtggaggaggatgaggaggaagaggaggagaatgttggcgagacacaagaggggaccattgttgagtccttcactgttgagcgtgtatgggcagaagaagaggagttggaggagttggaggaggaggaaatgggcagtcaggccagtgaggggattgaattcttacgcgttggtacgctgcctatcccgtggccctcgcattcaaagaatttattccagcaccgattactgggtgttcactctcctggacccacggtacaagcaaaatctttccactctcatccctggagaggaaaggagtgtgagaatgcatgaataccagcaggccctggtgcacaagctgaaacagtatttcccttctgacagcgctagcggcagagtgcgtagttctgcgggacaagtagcgagggagagtaggcgagcaggcagcttgtccagcactggcaagggtacgctttacaaggcttttgccagctttatgtcaccccagcaagacactgtcacctgttcccagtctcggcagagtagggctgatctttacagaaagatggtgagggagtacgtagctgaccataccatcgtcctaaatgatcacacagctccctacaactactgggtttcaaagctggacatgtggcacgaactggcgctgtatgccttggaggttcttgcctgccctgccgctagcgtcttgtccgagcgggttttcagtgcagctggtggcatcatcaccgataagcgtacacgcctgtcgactgacagcgctgacaggctgatgcttatcaagatgaataaagcctggatttctcctaatttccaatctccaccaggtgaaggaagctcaacctgaataatttatccactcctcctcctcctcattttcctccttctcctcctctttgtacagtaaagcagaggaaactggctattttttgacagggcccactggctctagctatgtatactttatgcatttaatttttatggagggccaccgacccggtcctctgttttaaacaatttttgggagtgccacatacaggcactcaatctattcaatttttctggagggccacctacctgctcctctggtttgaaaacttttttggactgccacatacaggcactcaatctattcaatttttctggagggccacctacctgctcctctggtttgaaaactttattggattgccacatacaggcactcaatctattccatttttctggagggccacctacctgctcctctggtttgaaaacttttttggactgccacatacaggcactcaatctattccatttttctggagggccacctacctgctcctctggtttgaaaacttttttggactgccacatacaggcactcaatctattcaatttttctggagggccacctacctgctcctctggtttgaaaacttttttggactgccacatacaggcactcaatctattcaatttttctggagggccacctacctgctcctctggtttgaaaacttttttggactgccacatacaggcactcaatctattccatttttctggagggccacctacctgctcctctggtttgaaaacttttttggactgccacatacaggcactatccaaattgaattgtctccatagcagcctccacacgttgtctccattgctacctccaaaagtcgtccatatagctgcctccatacatcgtccctttatcaaacgaggtgtgtcaggccgaaatttgggttgttttcatggattccacatcaaagttgttaactttgtcgccaccctgctgtgttatccacaaaatacactggcaaacttttaccatttacggatattatttcagcgcttcttgcgcatctgtttacattcccctcacccgccatatcctaaacttataagaacgctactacactcgatcttatacaaaaggttcttagaagtgctgtttggggagtagcctagagacaggggcttggattggcgaaagctcgcctggcagcggagcgccagctccatgccaagaaccaactaacatagttttaactgcagcacctttaatctactactagttcactgcctccatacatggccgccttatcaaacgtgctgtgtcaggcagaattttgggttgttttcatggcttccacaacaaacttgttaactttgtcgccaccctgctgtgtaatcctcaaaatatactggcaaacttttaccatttacggatattatttcagcgcttcttgcgcatctgtttacattcccctcacccgccatattccaaacttataagaacgctactacacttaacttggtgcaggctgggaccgagtctgaccctggggctggtcatatactgccgacgcagaggagagctattacagggcattccacatcaaacttgttaactttgtcgccaccgtgctgtgtaagccacaaaatatactggcaaacttttttcatttacggatattatttcagcgcttcttgcgcagatgtttacattcccctcacccgccatatcccaaacttataagaacgctactacacttgatcttatacaaaaggttcttagaagtgctgtttggggagtagcctagaggcaggggcttggattggcgaaagctcgcctggcagcggagcgccagctccatgccaagatccaactaacatagttttaactgcagcacctttaatctactactagttcactgcctccatacatggtccccttatcaaacgagctgtgtcaggcagaattttggattgttttcatggcttccatgttaactttgtcgccaccctgctgtgtaatccacaaaatatactggcaaacttttatcatgtaccgatattatttgagcgcttcttgctcacctcctttggttcctcttagccacccattggtttgaagcctgagtccatttagggtatgttgccatgacactctctagcctgccgctgctgccgctgcctctgcatgccgtcccctatagtgtcagggtcaattattggatgttttagatgctatctagcttcattctgtcactctgtcatggccatgctgttgcccataattttggcataatggtgcgattaagcagcctcagaggcatccatgcatgctgcccctgctgtttcctgtccatttccgtggtgtttccatccttttctgaggttcccaggtgtttggccaagcttccctgtgcagagccttggtccccttgaaaaatgctcgagtctcccattgacttcaatggggctcgttactcgaaacgagcactcgagcatcgggaaaagtttgtctcgaataacgagtacccgagcattttagtgctcgctcatctctatttttaatatctttttatgcactgatcaactttttgtaattaaagcttttcactttaattttggtccctgtatgctctgctaACTcgtagccttgtgaagtgtgactagctgtgttactgctacagtgctgagtgtgacaaggtgactgcttgagagcaagagttgatgtagagtgggatacttattggtcccggtataaatgcaataagtggtggcagcgggtctggttctggtgctggagctgtatgaggtgtgatttaggctcaatttgtgtcctgagtgaaaggtgagcgcaagtttgagtaggctaaattaacccgtacagttgcaccccacgtcacgtgacgaggcggcggcgtcctcgccgtgacaaattggttggcagcggtgggataaattcatttttgtcagagcattaagtgttgggattaagtaactaacccctgcacttaaggactagtggaatccttgcgaggagtaccctagttttacacggaccaaatcagtgctgttctaagacacacgtgcaaacagtttcccttccccgtttttcttttctatcttttatttggcaaaggttgcactcagtgatggcaaccatctacaagagacagagcaaggaggctctagtccacctctgtgagcagagaggtatcgacccggctgacaagtccaaagagctgctggtttgtgctttgatggagcaagatgcagagcaaggatctggcacggctcaagggagccaagatatggacattaatcctggaagagtttcccctgaggctacccacagcaggagccctcaggtaggcatggatgtgtctctacaaatggccctacagcagctaggtgaatgtgatcctagcctgcgtctgcagcttatccttcagtttaatcaggcggccgcacaggagagagcggccgcagagcgagagaaggagagagcggccgcagagcgagagaaggagagagcggccgcagagcgagagaaggagagagcagccgcagagcgagagaaggagagagcagccgcagagcgagaggagaGAGCCGCTGCAgagcgagagaaagagagagaggccgcagagcgtgagcgccaggctgatagagaattcaggctggaaatggcgcgtattgaaaggggtatcaattctgtgcaaccccaatcccaggatgtagaccccaaaagacctcgtcaagaacgttttccagtactggacaaggatggggacttggacatttttctgcgatcttttgagaagacctgcagacaataccatctgccccgtgagcagtgggcacagtacttaagcccagggctaagaggcaaagccctggaagtatttgctgaccttcctcttgagcttgatgaggactatgatgctataaaagctgctttgattaaaaagtacaacttaactccagaggtgtatcgcaagaaattccggagtgtaaagcgagaaacaactgcgagctacgctgatacagtaggcaacttaaggactacctttctacagtggacccgaggactttctgtcaacagacgtgaggacctggaggatctcatgataaaagatcagtttctgcacatttgtcctgtggatgtacgacagtttgtttgtgacagggagcctaaaactgcggatgaagctgcgcagattgcagactcctatactgccaaccggatgcctgaagccaagagggaaacatccccccaaaggtcctccagctggaaggagaaacaagccaggacaacatcacagccttctgtctccaaagtgggtgagaacattacactgagggagtctataaatcagggggatatgcgcaaatgttttatttgtaacaaagtgggtcatctgaggtctgcgtgcccagagagaggggcaactgtctactctacagtaccagtagtcatgctgctttctggtgatatgaagaagttacagcaccacatgcagactgtgatagtgggtgatagagtcacccagggattaagagactcaggggcaAGTTATTCTTTAGTTCGCCCTGAGGTTATAAACCCTgaggacatcattccagaaaagactttgcctgtgaaggggttaactggatgccatccaggagtgcccgttgccaaggtttttatggactggggttctgatagaggtatcagacaagtgggagtgtcacaagaattgcctgtggatgtattgttgggaaatgatttgggaaaaatgacaactgtgtatgtgcctgatgtacagcaatcatatgagaaaatgggcagaagcccaaggggactggtctgggaaggaggacaggatagcaagagcaaggctatgcctgctccagaaccagaggtgtcccagtatgaggaagctacgggggagggggtggtgaacgggcccccagagataaccctgcagtcagcagatatggtgaacggtgtgagaggctgccaagatggagtctctgaatctgcacctcaaagctctaaggtcctgagtgtggatctggtggaggccattactcaaggagaggtcctagagcagacaagaggtgtcaagatgagtaaggctcagagcatgagccacaaagatgcctctactcagactggggagatgcagtgtgtctatgagccaaagacagcgtgtacaatagaaccagtgctgagagaggagactggggagatgcagtgtgtctatgagccacagagaGCGTGTACACTAGagccagtgctgagagaggagactggggagatgcagtgtgtctatgagccaaagacagcgtgtacactagaaccagtgctgagagaggagactggggagatgcagtgtgtctatgagccaaagacagcgtgtacactagaaccagtgctgagagaggagactggggagatgcagtgtgtctatgagccacagacagcgtgtacactagaaccagtgctgagagaggagactggggagatgcagtgtgtctatgagccacagacagcgtgtgcactagaaccagtgctgagagaggagactggggagatgcagtgtgtctatgagccaaagacagcgtgtacactagaaccagtgctgagagaggagactggggagatgcagtgtgtctatgagccaaagacagcgtgtacactagaaccagtgctgagagaggagactggggagatgcagtgtgtctatgagccacagacagcgtgtacactagagccagtgctgagagaggagactggggagatgcagtgtgtctatgagccaaagacagcgtgtacactagaaccagtgctgagagaggagactggggagatgcagtgtgtctatgagccacagacagcgtgtacactagaaccagtgctgagagaggagactggggtccacagtgaggtcgggttcccagtgatgagtgttgccagtgcagttttggggagcgatcagaaaggggagcaggggcatGGGGACTCTCAGGAGAGCAttcagtcagtggtccaacctAAGCCCTATAGTATAAATAGTAAAGAGAGGGACTCTAATAGCTGTACAGCTGGAAAACCAAAACATAATGTAATTGGGTAcagtagtcctacacttaactccattggcatttcatccagcagggagagggttaaacgtttcacacttgggagaggggacacagaacttagtgtttctgcagcacaaagccataaagtcagcagggggtcccagcacagcagtgtacaagtgaccagggaagatattacttggccttatacacgggacaaaggaccagatggttgatgtgcacAGGTAGtcacatcttatggcaatgatttttatggtactgaacttctgcaatgtattattggtaattggcttgggaaaatttaaaatggcgtgggtcatttcaaatttgcccaatcttgaaagggggaggtgtcaaggagatattaattgtgaatgtataagactgGTTTAACAacggggtaattacaaactttgttaaaatatttggcatctattgaagcgtccaggcagcttttatgacatcctggagctttaacagcctgataacctctgaactgaagactggtctgttcagaccccaaaggacatttggtctccctacccccccccccccttctacatCAGGAGACTCTCCCAGTAtaagactgtttaaatattcctggactctcccccctcattaacactttgcccaatcctgaatgaccctctggactaattaatgaatgggcggttcggaaacctgaaccaaactgagaagttataaaacaatatgaaatccaagaattggtgttcacattttgggggctgcttgacaagctgagtgtgttccttatttctcctacctccagggatcaggatttactttaagttgtaagtttctgttatttttctccctttttattttataactgttttgccgtgttgtgtgtcattttattttgtaattcttttgtttttaatatctttttatgcactgatcaactttttgtaattaaagcttttcactttaattttggtccctgtatgctctgcgaactcgtagccttgtgaagtgtgactagctgtgttactgctacaatgctgagtgtgacaaggtgactgcttgagagcaagagttgatgtagagtgggatacttattggtcccggtataaatgcaataagtggtggcagcgggtctggttctggtgctggagctgtatgaggtgtgatttaggctcaatttgtgtcctgagtgaaaggtgagcgcaagtttgagtaggctaaattaacccgtacagttgcaccccacgtcacgtgacgaggcggcggcgtcctcgccgtgacaggtACCTTCTTCCCTCTCGTTTTCTATTCCATCTCCTCAGTTCTCCTCTTCGCCTCATTGTATCATCACACAACAAGGATGAAGATGAGCAGTAACTTATCCATCAACCTGGAGACATATTACTCAGCGATGAGATTTGTAGCCGTCACATTCATATATAACACAACATACTTCATTGTACTTTTTTTCGGTGTCTTTTTTTATTATGTGTATCGTTTAAACCTGAAGTGGATAATTATTTTCTTGGAATTTCTCCCAGTTCTACATTCCTCCTTCCTGATCTACCGAACGGCCAAACTCAGGAGTCAGATGTCCAAGGTTCTCCAGAATGTTATGGATTTCTTatttcaaaatacaaaaaaaacctgaGAGAATATAGAAACACAGTTAGTctcatacttaaggacacctgatttacagatgacccctagatacagacggacctctctgacctctggtaaagatctctggatgttacattagtcccaggctgcagtgatcagctgtaaggtgtctatattaaagttttattgataatacttgttaCCATTACAGAAAAAATCTTTTAACATCTTATCGTCACgggaacaaaaaaaatttgtctggagctacaattataaaatataccaattccgacttacatgcaaatttagTAGTTCAGTGAGTTAAATAAAAAAGTAGTAAAGCATAATgtgataatattactcctccacagtttgtttgttttattttttttttatttttctttcctttgtttcattctgtcctgttatgagtcattaggctccatttgcttTTTACAAACAGCCAGGAAGAGTCACTGGGCAGTGTGTCTCCGCACTCCAGGGAGTCCCTTTTGATCAGTGCTCTTTCTTAAATGTGGAAATTGACACTTAGGCCAGAGTGCAGTTTAGAATGGGGGGTGAAAGTAGGAGCAGACTgtagtttttccctccaaatttagacaaagggaatatcatagctgtccataactaggGAATAATTCATAATTACGGGTCCCCAGTTAAACAGGACatttatggggtctagacacacttctgGAGCGAAAATCAGAATGTTGGCAAaggggaaggcagccaatagcagaacacccctgatattaggctaagaaaccccgagtttggtatgtggttgatgggaataacgtacccgtttggttggaagccatggcacaattgtgccatcttccaatcaaaagttatggggttttgataaaaacatagacccaaaaagtacctcactgatgggaAGGGGATAGAAAACTCCcgctcacagtgacatcacagccaggggtggggtcaAAATacccctgggtttaaattagtgaagcagcCACATGGGATTATTCACTCTGGGGGACTCTAACACTAGAAGACTGGATCGAtgtctatgccctgtcctcgggccaaagaatttcttcctatttcactagcaagaattttttgtttccttcTTCCCCACGTGTTTGTAAGTAtggtatgtgtattgtttttaatctttttcattttatctgacaatttaattctttgagtgtactgcattttttatgtaaattaaattcTTTTAATAAGTCTCTACTTGTaaccttaaagaatctgagtctctgaagggaatcacgttaccataGGTTCTTGTTAGCATTGTAATATCCTATAAGTAGTGACTGCATGTgtaatcatcagggtgcattgtctgtgtggttgaggtgcctacggccttctttgcgtaagtaactcgtgggtggtggcagtgtggattgACGGGGTGCTGAGATTgtatggagtaaatttagcgtgaGGACGCCATTTTgaggaagtgggcggagcttaagggctaaattctgggactccatagagtaggtgcaccccatgtgtgaactccggtgagtcagGTTCGTGACACATAATAACTACACGACTGCAGTAAATGCAATATCACTGACACATCAGGGGATATTTTTTATGCCTTCTCCACTAGTTTTCTGGGAGAGGAGGCTCACAAACCTCCCTATGTCTTCTGGTTTGTAGGGGGCATAGAAGGGGCTGGGCGCACTGGGCGGGTGGGGATGTAAAAGCCTGAGCCCGATGGATTTATTGTAGTCTCCCCCAACAGATAGAAATCTCTTCCGACCTGACGGAGATTACAACCGGACCTCCAAAGTTACCGGAGCATCGTAGTAGAAACGGGCACCCGAGCACCCGCAGGGGGAGATAAAAGACTGCTGTTTATTGCCCCCattgtttttttgttaatttttaaatGGATTGTGTGTATCTTGCAT contains the following coding sequences:
- the LOC140122964 gene encoding uncharacterized protein; the protein is MATIYKRQSKEALVHLCEQRGIDPADKSKELLVCALMEQDAEQGSGTAQGSQDMDINPGRVSPEATHSRSPQVGMDVSLQMALQQLGECDPSLRLQLILQFNQAAAQERAAAEREKERAAAEAAAEREKEREAAERERQADREFRLEMARIERGINSVQPQSQDVDPKRPRQERFPVLDKDGDLDIFLRSFEKTCRQYHLPREQWAQYLSPGLRGKALEVFADLPLELDEDYDAIKAALIKKYNLTPEVYRKKFRSVKRETTASYADTVGNLRTTFLQWTRGLSVNRREDLEDLMIKDQFLHICPVDVRQFVCDREPKTADEAAQIADSYTANRMPEAKRETSPQRSSSWKEKQARTTSQPSVSKVGENITLRESINQGDMRKCFICNKVGHLRSACPERGATVYSTVPVVMLLSGDMKKLQHHMQTVIVGDRVTQGLRDSGASYSLVRPEVINPEDIIPEKTLPVKGLTGCHPGVPVAKVFMDWGSDRGIRQVGVSQELPVDVLLGNDLGKMTTVYVPDFYIPPS